A genomic window from Terrisporobacter glycolicus ATCC 14880 = DSM 1288 includes:
- the kdpC gene encoding potassium-transporting ATPase subunit KdpC: protein MKSIISKGLSSFIIFTLLCGVIYTGAITGIAQIFFPSKANGSIIEVDGKKYGSELIAQQYTDKKHMWGRIMNTDTKTFTDENGNKVLYSNPSNLSPASDEYEKLIKERINKIKSSHEYNKDKTIPVDLVTCSGSGLDPDISLAAAKYQVKRIADNNNMTESEVNNIINRCTNKPFLGILGETTVNVLKVNLMIDGLLS from the coding sequence ATGAAATCTATTATTTCTAAAGGATTATCATCCTTTATAATTTTTACCCTACTTTGTGGGGTTATATATACAGGTGCTATAACAGGTATTGCTCAAATATTCTTCCCATCTAAAGCTAACGGTAGTATTATTGAAGTTGATGGAAAAAAATATGGTTCAGAATTGATTGCTCAACAATACACAGATAAAAAACATATGTGGGGACGTATAATGAATACGGATACAAAAACATTTACTGATGAAAATGGTAATAAAGTATTATACTCTAATCCATCTAATTTAAGCCCTGCTAGTGATGAATATGAAAAACTTATAAAAGAAAGAATTAATAAAATAAAATCTTCTCATGAATATAATAAAGATAAAACAATCCCTGTTGATTTAGTAACATGCTCTGGTAGTGGTCTAGATCCTGATATATCTTTAGCTGCTGCTAAATATCAAGTTAAAAGGATTGCTGATAACAATAATATGACTGAGTCAGAAGTTAACAATATCATCAATAGATGTACTAATAAACCTTTTTTAGGAATACTTGGTGAAACTACAGTAAACGTCCTAAAGGTGAATTTAATGATAGATGGCTTACTTTCATAA
- the kdpB gene encoding potassium-transporting ATPase subunit KdpB, which translates to MIKRAIKDSFIKLNPKTQKENPVMSLVYISAILTSLLWIASLFSIKDASPGYTLSIAIILWFTVIFANFAESIAEGRGKAQADTLRASKHNVNAYKIPSLIEKDNITIVPSTTLKKGDIVIVKANQQVPADGEVIEGAASVDESAITGESAPVIREAGGDRSAVTGGTTVISDWIIIKVSNEAGESFLDKMIAMVEGASRKKTPNEIALEIFLVALSIIFILVTMSLYTYSDFAANQAGIANPTSITTLVALLVCLAPTTIGALLSSIGIAGMSRLNSANVLAMSGRAIEAAGDVDTLMLDKTGTITLGNRQASEFIPVDGTSPKDLADAAQLSSLADETPEGRSIVILAKEQFNIRGRNLNDKNINFISFSAKTRMSGVDYNGDEIRKGAVDAIKDYVSQFSGIYSNECDEVVRKISNQGGTPLIVVKNHKILGVIHLKDIIKKGVKEKFADLRKMGIKTIMITGDNPLTAAAISAEAGVDDFLAEATPEGKLELIREYQRKGHLVAMTGDGTNDAPALAQADVAVAMNSGTQAAKEAGNMVDLDSSPTKLIDIVRIGKQLLMTRGSLTTFSIANDLAKYFAIIPALFLGLYPQLSALNVMNLHSPQSAVLSAIIYNALIIVALIPLALKGVKYREVSAGKLLSRNLLVYGLGGIITPFIFIKIIDVLLTSVGLV; encoded by the coding sequence ATGATTAAAAGAGCTATAAAAGATTCATTTATAAAGTTAAATCCAAAAACACAGAAGGAAAATCCTGTAATGTCATTGGTTTATATATCTGCTATATTAACGAGTTTGCTTTGGATAGCGTCATTGTTTAGTATTAAAGATGCTTCACCTGGGTACACATTGTCTATAGCAATAATTCTTTGGTTTACAGTAATATTTGCAAATTTTGCAGAATCCATAGCTGAAGGTAGAGGTAAAGCTCAAGCAGATACTTTAAGGGCTAGTAAACATAATGTAAATGCATATAAAATTCCATCTTTAATTGAAAAAGATAATATAACTATAGTTCCATCTACTACTTTAAAAAAAGGCGATATAGTGATTGTTAAGGCTAATCAACAAGTGCCTGCTGATGGTGAAGTAATTGAAGGTGCTGCTTCTGTAGATGAAAGTGCTATAACTGGTGAATCTGCACCAGTTATACGTGAAGCTGGCGGAGATAGAAGTGCCGTCACAGGAGGAACTACAGTAATTTCCGACTGGATAATAATAAAAGTCTCTAACGAAGCAGGAGAAAGTTTCCTTGATAAAATGATTGCTATGGTTGAGGGTGCATCAAGAAAAAAAACACCAAATGAAATAGCTCTTGAAATATTTCTTGTAGCTCTTTCAATAATATTTATTTTAGTTACTATGTCACTTTATACCTACTCTGATTTTGCCGCAAATCAAGCAGGAATAGCTAATCCAACATCTATAACTACATTAGTAGCTTTACTTGTTTGTTTAGCTCCTACAACAATAGGTGCTCTACTTTCTTCCATCGGTATAGCCGGTATGAGCAGATTAAACTCCGCAAATGTACTTGCAATGAGTGGTCGTGCCATAGAGGCAGCTGGAGATGTGGATACATTAATGCTTGATAAAACAGGGACTATAACACTTGGTAATCGTCAAGCCAGTGAATTTATTCCTGTAGATGGTACTTCTCCTAAAGATTTAGCTGATGCTGCACAATTATCATCTTTAGCTGACGAAACTCCAGAAGGTAGAAGTATAGTAATTCTTGCTAAAGAACAATTTAATATAAGAGGACGAAATCTTAACGATAAAAATATTAATTTTATTTCATTCTCTGCTAAAACACGTATGAGTGGTGTTGATTATAATGGAGACGAAATTCGTAAAGGTGCTGTAGATGCAATAAAAGACTATGTCTCTCAATTTAGTGGCATATATAGTAATGAATGTGATGAAGTTGTAAGAAAAATATCTAACCAAGGTGGTACTCCATTAATAGTTGTTAAAAATCATAAAATACTTGGAGTAATACACCTAAAAGATATCATAAAAAAAGGCGTAAAAGAAAAGTTTGCTGATTTAAGAAAAATGGGTATTAAAACTATAATGATAACTGGAGATAACCCTCTTACTGCAGCTGCCATATCTGCCGAAGCTGGAGTTGATGATTTTCTTGCGGAGGCTACACCAGAAGGAAAATTAGAATTAATCAGAGAATACCAAAGAAAAGGTCATTTAGTTGCTATGACTGGTGATGGAACAAATGATGCTCCAGCCCTTGCTCAGGCTGATGTTGCTGTTGCTATGAACTCTGGTACACAAGCTGCGAAAGAAGCTGGTAATATGGTTGACTTAGACTCCTCACCAACAAAACTTATAGATATAGTTCGTATTGGTAAACAACTTTTGATGACAAGAGGTAGTCTAACTACTTTTTCTATAGCAAATGACCTTGCAAAATATTTTGCCATAATACCTGCCCTATTTCTAGGCTTATATCCTCAACTTTCTGCCTTGAATGTTATGAATCTTCACAGTCCACAAAGTGCTGTTTTATCTGCAATAATATACAATGCTTTGATAATTGTTGCTTTGATTCCATTGGCATTAAAAGGTGTTAAATATCGTGAGGTATCTGCTGGCAAATTACTTTCTAGAAACTTATTGGTATATGGCCTTGGTGGTATAATAACTCCATTTATATTTATAAAAATAATAGATGTGTTATTAACTTCTGTTGGTCTTGTTTAA